The Triticum aestivum cultivar Chinese Spring chromosome 7B, IWGSC CS RefSeq v2.1, whole genome shotgun sequence genome window below encodes:
- the LOC123161120 gene encoding uncharacterized protein, whose translation METHPNFHASPFDGSVENTEFKFSSLYLHHIFSGSNPTQANIIVGDATTKLGRTSVHDWAIYDGVGTDAKLVGRAQGLHINAGSWHNTFTIRFEIERFKKSTLQVMGESVAQEGEWAIAGGTGELAMACGVIHKTWHQETDGGTIIQLNIHGFCRMKLPILTKSGPWGGKEGSAVGMEKPSKIASIAIHYQERIDSFEYNYFDQYGNSRYTNIWGTKSPNRAEIVLGPEEIVTAMSGTVIEHNNINVIQTLKFTTNERTYGPYGNTENIQGGTVHNFSAVMPNGQAIVGFFGHTDMTCLNGIGVYVA comes from the exons ATGGAAACTCACCCCAACTTCCATGCTAGTCCATTCGATGGGTCTGTGGAAAACACTGAGTTTAAGTTCAGTAGCTTGTACCTGCACCACATTTTCAGTGGATCAAACCCAACCCAAGCAAACATCATAGTTGGAGATGCTACCACTAAGTTGGGCAGGACATCAGTTCACGACTGGGCCATATATGATGGGGTTGGCACCGACGCCAAGCTAGTGGGCCGTGCACAAGGGCTGCATATCAACGCTGGTAGTTGGCACAATACGTTCACCATTCGATTCGAGATTGAAAG GTTCAAGAAGAGCACACTTCAGGTAATGGGAGAATCTGTAGCCCAAGAAGGTGAGTGGGCTATTGCCGGTGGGACAGGTGAACTCGCAATGGCATGTGGTGTTATACACAAAACATGGCATCAGGAAACAGATGGTGGTACCATAATCCAACTTAACATCCATGGATTCTGCCGCATGAAG CTACCCATTCTCACAAAGAGTGGCCCCTGGGGAGGCAAGGAGGGTTCTGCTGTTGGCATGGAAAAACCCTCCAAGATTGCAAGTATCGCCATCCACTATCAAGAAAGAATTGATTCATTTGAATATAATTACTTTGACCAATATGGCAACAGCCGTTACACAAATATTTGGGGCACTAAGAGTCCCAATCGCGCAGAg ATTGTGTTGGGCCCTGAAGAAATTGTGACCGCAATGTCTGGAACTGTTATCGAACATAATAATATCAATGTTATACAGACACTGAAGTTTACCACTAACGAAAGAACATACGGACCTTATGGAAATACTGAAAATATACAAGGTGGTACAGTACACAATTTCAGCGCTGTGATGCCAAATGGTCAAGCAATTGTTGGCTTCTTTGGGCATACTGATATGACATGCTTGAATGGAATAGGTGTTTACGTAGCCTAG